The genomic stretch GCAAAGGAGTGTGATGGATTACCTTTAGCAATCACTGTCATCGGAGCATCTATGAGAGGGAAGAAGAGGGTCGAGCTTTGGAAAGATGCTTTGGGATCACTTAGAATGTCCGAACCTCACAACACAGATGTAAAAGATAAGGTTTACAAGGTCATCAAGTGGAGTTTTGATTCTTTAGAATCTCACGATATTGTATTATCCTCAGAGCAAAGAAGCAAACATGTGAACAAAAGGGGAGGCGACATTCAAAGTTGTTTCTAGTATTGCTCCTGATATCCAGCGGCTATTTCAACAGATGATCTCATACATTGTTGGTGGGCGGAGGGGTTCCTTGGAGAACGTAACACGCATGAAGAAGCCTACAACAGGGGAATTACAATGATTGAGATTCTAAAAGATGCGTGCTTACTAGAAGCCCATACGTTGAACTCTGTGAAGATGCATGACGTGGTTCGCGATGTTGCTATATGGATAGCTAATTCCTTTGGGGGTGAGCACAATTCTCTTATTCAAGCTGGAATTGGGTTGAGTGATATATCACATATTAAAATGTCTACTTCTGTCAATAGAATATCTTTCATAAGCAACGGCATTAAATGTCTACCTGATGGCTTGATGGAATGCCCAGAGATAACAACTCTACTTTTGCAAGATAATTATCCCCTTCAAAATATTCCCCATGAACTTTTTCTTGCATTTCCAGCCCTAAGAGTTTTGAATCTGAGTGGAACTGGTATTAGAGCACTGCGTTCTTCCATCAATAGTTTATGTCAATTACGTGCTCTAATACTACAAAGTTGcaaggagttgaaagagttacCACCTATTGGTAATCTTTGCAATTTGCAATTGCTTGATTGCGATGATACAAGGTTACATCGTCTGCCGAAAGGAATGGACAAGTTGACAGATCTGAGGCGTTTAACTGCAAATTATTTGAAGAGCATCGACCAAGGAATTCTTCTCAAATTGGCAAGCATTGAAATGATAGATGTGCTGGGTACCCGTCTTGAATCGACTTGTTTTGATGAGCTCTCCTCTCTACAGAAGCTGACCTCTCTTTCCATCAAATTGGATAGCTCATCAGTTTCTAATAGAGACCACACCTGGATGTCTAGATTGAAAAGATTTCGCATTGTAGTTGGGGAAACTAAATTGCCTATAGATTTCAACTTTTCACCAAGGAATATAGCTATCTTGAAGTGTGAAATTTTCAGTAAGGGAGAGCTCTCAGGTATGTTGCAGTTTGCTTCAAATTTGTGCTTGGAAAACTGCAAGGGTCTCAGGAAGTTGATTGCATACAACAGTTTTAATGGAATAAAAGAACTTACAGTAAGTGGCTGTTCTTGTGATTTCAAACCAGCAGAAGAAGGAAGTGGACGGTTTGACCCTCTGCCAAATCTGGAACATCTCTGCCTCTTCTGGATAAATAATTTAGAGAGTGTATCTGATATCAGTCATCTTCTGgatctaagattttctaaattacGCAGACTAGATATTTCCCGTTGTGCAAGATTAAGATGTCTCTTTAATGTTGGTGGAGCTTTTTCTGTACCGAATCACCTGGAACGTATTGCAATTAGCTATTGTGATGAGCTGGTAGAGTTGTTTGTGCAATGCGGCTCCAGTCAGACGACACTTGCCAACTCAGAAATTCCTAGAGTTCGGAAGTTATGGTTAAGAGAGTTACGAGAATTAGGAACTCTGGGCGAGCCAGAGAATACGTGGGAACACATGCAGGAACTTAAGTTGATAGATTGTAATCAAATAAGGAAGCTTCCTCTCTCTATTCAAACTTCCAAGAACATCAAAGTAATAGAAGGACGATCAGAATGGTGGAACCAATTGAAATGGGATTCCGACAACTTCAAGTCAAATTTAGAGCATTGTTTCCAACCAGTTCAATACTGACAAAAGGATCAAAGTTGAGGCTACTTCCACTGCATTTCAGGTGATTTACCGATACACTTTTAGATTTCTCAATTATGAAAATGTCAGTGGCACTATACTTGATTATTCGTCCACTAGCATCCTTTTATTTAGAACTAATAATTTGGGCATTGATTTTGTCCTATTTCTTTTTGTTCGAAAGTGTTCATAATGTTCCTAGACTTCTTCATTTATTTCCTGTTAGACGTCAAAACTCATTTACAAGAAAGATGAAAAGGTAGTCTACTGGTGTAGCTTTGAGATATGTCCCGATTCAAACATTTTGTAGCAAAAGATAAACCTCTCCATTCAACTTTGAACAAAAGGCGTTCCCCTTTCATGTCTCAGTTGACCTTTTAAAATGCATATTTTTACCCTATGGATCATAAaccattttctcttctttttttttttttaaaaaaaactgctGTAAGAAAAAGGTAGTCATGAAATGGAAGATATTTACATTTGAAATGTCTCGAAGTGATGATACAAAACGCTGTAAATGGTTTTAATACAATTCCtccattttcttttccttccctttcccCTATTAACTCAAGCGAATTCTTTCATTACCTCCCTGGACTGATCACCTTTATAAGGTCTTAGATCCACTCTTAGCTTTACCTCGGGAAACTTATACTTAATAAAAACAGATTAAGGGTGTGTTTTCTAAGATAAAAgtcattttccaaa from Nicotiana sylvestris chromosome 12, ASM39365v2, whole genome shotgun sequence encodes the following:
- the LOC104237900 gene encoding LOW QUALITY PROTEIN: disease resistance protein At4g27190-like (The sequence of the model RefSeq protein was modified relative to this genomic sequence to represent the inferred CDS: substituted 2 bases at 2 genomic stop codons), with translation MMLMCFRNKFYQVCIIGVWGMGGVGKTTLVKNLNNELLKTAASSSKLSFSVVVWVTVPKPPTHIRKVQAQIANRLNLKVDSEESVERIAGRIHQRLKEEKSFLLILDDVWEAINLDHVGVPQREDAARSKIIFTTRFFDVCRQMKTDTEMKVLTFDEEESWQMFVKNAGDIANLEHIQPVAEEIAKECDGLPLAITVIGASMRGKKRVELWKDALGSLRMSEPHNTDVKDKVYKVIKWSFDSLESHDIVLSSEQRSKHVNKRGGDIQSCFXYCSXYPAAISTDDLIHCWWAEGFLGERNTHEEAYNRGITMIEILKDACLLEAHTLNSVKMHDVVRDVAIWIANSFGGEHNSLIQAGIGLSDISHIKMSTSVNRISFISNGIKCLPDGLMECPEITTLLLQDNYPLQNIPHELFLAFPALRVLNLSGTGIRALRSSINSLCQLRALILQSCKELKELPPIGNLCNLQLLDCDDTRLHRLPKGMDKLTDLRRLTANYLKSIDQGILLKLASIEMIDVLGTRLESTCFDELSSLQKLTSLSIKLDSSSVSNRDHTWMSRLKRFRIVVGETKLPIDFNFSPRNIAILKCEIFSKGELSGMLQFASNLCLENCKGLRKLIAYNSFNGIKELTVSGCSCDFKPAEEGSGRFDPLPNLEHLCLFWINNLESVSDISHLLDLRFSKLRRLDISRCARLRCLFNVGGAFSVPNHLERIAISYCDELVELFVQCGSSQTTLANSEIPRVRKLWLRELRELGTLGEPENTWEHMQELKLIDCNQIRKLPLSIQTSKNIKVIEGRSEWWNQLKWDSDNFKSNLEHCFQPVQY